Genomic segment of Candidatus Lernaella stagnicola:
GCAACTTGCCGTGGTCGGCAGCGGTCAGCCGCAACACGCCCGCATGTTTTTGGAAGACGCCCCGCTCGACGCCCGCGTGCTTGTCGATCCCGCCCTGAAGGCCTACGCCGCCGCGGGTTTGCGGCGCGATCTAGGCGCGACGCTCCACCCGAAAACTTTGCTGAACGGCATTCGAGCCCTTCGGGGCGGCTTTCGCCAGGGCGCGACCATGGGCGACCCGTGGCAGCAGGGCGGCGTGTTTGTCATCACCCCGGCGGCCGGTGCGCTCTTTACCTTTGTGAGCCAAACGGCGGGCGACCACGCCGATCCCGCGGACGTGTTGGCCGCGCTGTCTTGAACCGGTTTCCGCGACCGGCAACTACTTCTTGACGTTATGCTCGAAGAGCGATTCGTACATCCAGTAAGCGCTGCGCCGCATACCGATCTTCCCATACGCCGCCTGCGCCCGCTTGTTGCGGCGATCGACGTACAGGCGGATGCCCACGACGTTGCCGGCCCGGTGCGCGCGCCGTAGCACCGCGTTGTAAAGCGCCGTAAAGAACTTGGTGCGCCGCGCTTCGGGGGCGATGTAGACCGATTGGATCCACCACACGTCGCCGTTGCGCCAATCGCTCCACTCGTAGGTGATCATCAATTGCCCGATGATATCCAGACCGCGAATTCCCACGAGGTAGAAACCGCGACTGGGTTCTTCGAGCACGGCGTTCACCCCGGCCAGCGCGGTGTCCCATTCGATTTCCAGATTTTCGGTTTCCAACGCCATGGCCTGGTTGTTGGCGGCCAGCGTTTTGGCGTCGCCGCGCCGCGCGGCTCGTATGGTGATGTCCGACATACTGCTTTTCTCCTTACGGCGTGATCGGCGTTTTCCGTGGGGTACGTCTTTTTTCATGGCCTCGTGGTGATCGACCTCTTTTCTTCGAGAAACCCACGCCGGCCGGACAATCCAAAAGGCGAGCTAACAGAACACGTCGCGTTGTCCGGCGCGGATCTTGGCCAGCATCGCCTCGGCCCGCTTGAGGGGCACCTCATCCATATCGACCATAAAATCGGCGATCGCCTGCTCGCCGGCGGCCTTCGTCTCCGGCGTGCCGTAATCGAGCAAGTACTCCAAGAAGGTGGATAACGCGTTGGGATCGCAGTGTGCCTTGATCAAACCCGGCTTCGCCAAGTCCATGAAATCGCCGCCCGTGCGGCCCAAGCGATAACAGCCCGTGCAAAACGACGGTACATAGCCCAGCCCGGCAATGTCCCGAATCACTTCCTCGAGCGTGCGATGATCGCCAAGAGAGAATTGCCCGTCGTCGCCGTCGTCGTCGGCGTATCCGCCGGGATTGGTGCGGCTGCCGGCCGATATCTGCGAGACGCCCAGCGCAAAGGTCTCGCGCCGGATGTTGGCCGTCTCGCGGGTGGACATGATGATACCGGTGTAGGGCACCGCGAGGCGTAGGATCGCCACGATCTTGCGGAAATCGAGATCGGACACCGCGTGCGGCGGATGACTCGCCAGATCCGAACCCGTCGCCGGCTCCAGGCGCGGCACGCTGATGGTGTGCGGCCCGACACCGAAGCGCGCTTCCAGATGC
This window contains:
- a CDS encoding GNAT family N-acetyltransferase gives rise to the protein MSDITIRAARRGDAKTLAANNQAMALETENLEIEWDTALAGVNAVLEEPSRGFYLVGIRGLDIIGQLMITYEWSDWRNGDVWWIQSVYIAPEARRTKFFTALYNAVLRRAHRAGNVVGIRLYVDRRNKRAQAAYGKIGMRRSAYWMYESLFEHNVKK
- a CDS encoding AhpC/TSA family protein translates to MFCREQVAQLRDVLPEIQRRGAQLAVVGSGQPQHARMFLEDAPLDARVLVDPALKAYAAAGLRRDLGATLHPKTLLNGIRALRGGFRQGATMGDPWQQGGVFVITPAAGALFTFVSQTAGDHADPADVLAALS